The Flavobacterium sp. HJ-32-4 genome contains a region encoding:
- a CDS encoding fibronectin type III domain-containing protein, translating to MKKITMLVLLLLGAWWSGRAQCIRDDQYPLDVITAQNNGLYETISGCNFTQEYAAVNGLAVGADYLFLCTGESGDGYITVTDWDNAVIASGPAPLLVEDITSSQVRLHYSDNADCDGGSDCHDTGFQALLTCPIPLNAGTTELTTAGASFTWEPGGEETAWQVLVLPEGQDSPGPGDNGTDVTITSYTVSGLNPGTPYHFYIRANCGSEYSPWSPAVPFDTACLPVATFFENFDESNELPICWSVLRRGNLGFDSEQIADWTTVHSAPNFLEINSGESSGDFDIILVSPNVSTLSAGTHRLKFWARGTAPLEVGTLDNSTQTGVFNPIESIDLTDQAQGYAVDFTSYTGTDTYVAIRVAATAFYQYALLDDIRWEVNPTCPDVTDITLTALSDTAVSLSWSPGGTETNWQVAYASDPIDDPATATVVPAADSPDVTVSGLSPNTAYTYWVRSVCAGNDYGAWIGPYHFTTSCAAITSFFENFDSAVDYALPTCWSSLMSGPSVSDFAQVQTITWGDVHSSPNAVGLSSGSTNLNQNLIALVSPRLSNVGDGTHRLKFWAKGFGADIEIGTVDGTYAGATFTSVESVTLSSIASEYTVDFAGYTGPDAYIVFRMTGSSFSDVYIDDVRWEVTPSCPDVIDVATTAVTPNSASFTWASNGDEAQWQVAVTDITVLDPSGATPQTVDALEATVSGLLTNTPYNVWVRSLCAGNDYGAWIGPLAFRTDCDAVSEFFETFDGVEAPALPDCWTSIVRGPSNSGEVQTYPWGPIFSAPNAVMLTNANADTDFNDIILVSPNLSTMGSGTHRLRFKGFGDPGITLQVGTLDNSTDQAVFQPLDEVALDADWEQHTVDFTVYTGTDHYVGIRLVGPNFWSAAYLEDIRWEVAPACPDVSDIVIEGQTTTTAEMAWGSNGSEASWEVVWSTDPNANPATLPNALTPTTTSVTLSGLNDSTRYFVWIRSVCSGGAFGEWIGPEAFDTLCEPAPFASLETEGFEAAAEEGLPICWSTEVLNGTEPWAVWTVPHGDIETSASGDHIVYKGYTNSDALLVSMPFSLAGVSASVRANMYLHRHQNADPDDVYRIYVSTSPAIDSAELLYEQYSYTGAEPVVSGSGFYNYLVPIPDAYLGAPEVYIIVQGVTSSGFSSYGLGVDDFRVESELGVTTPDVVRVRCYPNPVGSQLTVEASEDIRSIEVFNLLGQRILSKDGSGRSIHTDLSSLAAGQYIVRIQTENAVESRKVIKK from the coding sequence ATGAAAAAGATTACAATGCTTGTTTTGCTCCTGTTGGGTGCCTGGTGGTCCGGACGCGCGCAATGCATTCGTGACGACCAGTATCCGCTGGATGTCATCACGGCCCAGAACAACGGGCTTTACGAAACTATCTCGGGCTGTAACTTCACCCAGGAATACGCGGCCGTTAACGGTCTCGCGGTGGGTGCGGACTACCTTTTCCTCTGCACGGGCGAGTCGGGCGACGGCTACATCACGGTCACCGACTGGGACAATGCGGTGATTGCGTCTGGGCCCGCACCGCTTTTGGTGGAAGACATCACTTCTTCACAAGTGCGCCTCCACTATTCTGACAATGCGGACTGTGACGGTGGGTCGGACTGCCATGACACGGGGTTTCAGGCCTTATTGACATGCCCGATTCCGCTGAATGCCGGTACGACCGAACTGACGACGGCCGGTGCCAGCTTTACGTGGGAACCGGGCGGTGAGGAAACGGCCTGGCAGGTATTGGTATTGCCGGAAGGCCAGGATAGTCCGGGTCCGGGTGACAACGGTACCGACGTGACGATCACGAGCTATACCGTTTCCGGACTTAACCCTGGCACGCCTTACCACTTTTACATTCGTGCGAACTGCGGCTCTGAGTACAGTCCGTGGTCGCCTGCCGTTCCTTTTGACACGGCCTGTTTGCCGGTCGCTACCTTTTTCGAGAATTTCGACGAAAGTAACGAACTGCCGATCTGTTGGTCGGTACTGCGTAGGGGTAACCTTGGCTTCGATTCTGAGCAGATTGCCGACTGGACGACGGTTCATTCTGCCCCGAACTTCCTAGAGATCAACAGCGGCGAATCGTCGGGTGACTTTGATATCATTCTGGTATCACCGAACGTATCAACGCTGTCGGCGGGCACGCATCGCCTGAAATTCTGGGCACGCGGCACTGCACCGCTGGAAGTTGGTACCCTTGACAACAGCACCCAAACGGGTGTTTTCAATCCTATCGAATCGATTGACCTTACCGACCAGGCGCAAGGCTATGCTGTGGATTTCACGTCGTATACGGGAACGGATACGTATGTGGCGATCCGGGTGGCGGCAACGGCTTTTTACCAATATGCGCTGTTGGATGATATCCGTTGGGAAGTGAACCCGACGTGCCCGGACGTAACGGACATCACCCTTACTGCGCTGTCTGACACGGCTGTGTCGCTCAGTTGGTCACCGGGCGGAACCGAAACGAACTGGCAGGTGGCGTATGCATCTGATCCTATCGATGATCCTGCAACCGCTACCGTTGTTCCGGCTGCTGACAGCCCTGATGTGACCGTATCGGGATTGTCACCGAACACGGCCTACACCTACTGGGTGCGTTCGGTTTGTGCCGGAAACGACTATGGGGCCTGGATCGGACCGTACCACTTTACGACTTCGTGTGCGGCCATCACCAGCTTTTTCGAAAATTTCGACAGCGCTGTAGACTATGCGCTTCCGACGTGCTGGTCATCGCTTATGAGTGGGCCGTCGGTGTCTGATTTTGCCCAGGTGCAAACGATTACGTGGGGTGATGTCCATTCGTCCCCTAATGCTGTCGGCCTTAGCTCGGGTTCTACTAACCTGAACCAAAACCTGATCGCGCTGGTATCGCCCCGTCTTTCTAATGTGGGGGACGGTACACACCGACTGAAATTCTGGGCCAAGGGCTTCGGCGCCGACATTGAGATCGGCACGGTTGACGGTACTTACGCGGGCGCCACGTTTACGTCGGTTGAATCAGTAACGCTTAGCAGCATCGCTTCGGAATATACCGTTGACTTTGCGGGCTATACCGGTCCGGACGCGTATATCGTCTTCCGTATGACGGGATCGAGTTTTTCCGATGTGTATATCGACGACGTGCGATGGGAAGTCACGCCGAGCTGTCCGGATGTGATTGACGTTGCTACAACAGCCGTGACACCGAATAGCGCCAGTTTCACGTGGGCATCAAATGGAGACGAAGCACAGTGGCAGGTTGCCGTGACCGACATAACGGTTTTGGATCCGAGTGGTGCCACACCGCAAACGGTGGATGCTTTGGAGGCTACGGTGAGCGGACTGCTGACCAATACGCCATATAATGTTTGGGTGCGTTCGCTTTGTGCGGGCAATGACTATGGAGCGTGGATTGGGCCGCTGGCCTTCCGAACGGACTGCGACGCTGTTTCTGAATTCTTTGAAACCTTTGACGGAGTGGAGGCGCCTGCGTTGCCGGATTGCTGGACGTCGATTGTGCGCGGACCTTCGAATTCGGGTGAGGTTCAAACATACCCGTGGGGGCCGATCTTTTCTGCGCCGAATGCGGTCATGCTGACGAATGCCAATGCCGATACCGATTTCAACGATATCATCCTGGTATCGCCTAACCTTTCTACTATGGGAAGCGGCACACATCGCCTGCGGTTCAAGGGATTTGGTGACCCGGGTATCACGCTGCAGGTGGGTACGCTTGATAACAGTACGGACCAGGCGGTTTTCCAGCCGCTGGATGAAGTAGCGCTGGATGCGGATTGGGAGCAACATACGGTCGATTTTACGGTTTATACGGGAACGGACCATTATGTGGGTATCCGCCTCGTGGGACCGAATTTCTGGTCGGCGGCTTATCTTGAGGACATCCGTTGGGAGGTGGCACCGGCCTGTCCGGATGTAAGTGATATTGTGATTGAGGGACAAACGACGACTACGGCGGAAATGGCATGGGGATCTAATGGCTCGGAGGCTTCATGGGAGGTGGTGTGGTCTACGGATCCGAATGCCAATCCGGCTACATTGCCGAATGCGTTGACGCCTACGACGACGTCGGTGACGCTTTCGGGACTGAATGATTCGACGCGGTATTTTGTCTGGATCCGTTCGGTTTGTAGTGGTGGTGCGTTTGGTGAGTGGATCGGACCGGAGGCGTTTGATACCTTGTGTGAGCCTGCCCCGTTTGCTTCTTTGGAAACCGAGGGTTTTGAGGCGGCTGCTGAGGAGGGCCTACCGATTTGCTGGTCGACGGAGGTGCTTAACGGAACGGAGCCTTGGGCGGTTTGGACGGTACCTCACGGTGATATCGAGACGAGTGCATCGGGTGATCACATTGTTTATAAGGGTTATACGAACTCTGACGCCCTGTTGGTTTCGATGCCGTTCAGCCTGGCGGGGGTGAGCGCCTCTGTACGGGCGAACATGTATTTGCACCGCCACCAGAATGCGGACCCGGACGATGTATACCGTATATACGTCAGTACTTCACCGGCGATAGACTCGGCCGAACTGCTGTACGAACAGTATTCGTATACAGGAGCCGAGCCGGTCGTTTCGGGCAGTGGGTTTTATAACTACCTCGTGCCTATACCTGACGCCTATTTGGGTGCACCTGAGGTGTATATTATCGTACAGGGTGTCACATCGAGTGGTTTCAGCTCGTATGGACTGGGTGTGGATGACTTCCGGGTGGAGTCGGAATTGGGTGTGACTACGCCGGACGTGGTTCGTGTTCGTTGCTATCCGAACCCGGTGGGCAGCCAATTGACGGTGGAGGCTTCGGAGGACATCCGTTCGATCGAGGTGTTTAACCTGCTGGGGCAGCGTATTCTTTCTAAAGACGGCTCAGGACGTTCTATACATACGGATCTTTCTTCTCTGGCGGCCGGACAATACATTGTTCGGATACAAACGGAGAATGCGGTGGAAAGCCGAAAAGTGATTAAGAAGTAA